From Woronichinia naegeliana WA131, the proteins below share one genomic window:
- a CDS encoding IS630 family transposase yields MIKLEFTEEDKRLLSYGRFNHPHPRVQLKMEVLWLKSQGLSHQKIAQFAGVSVNTVTSYIRDYQEGGIEKLKEIKFNRPKSELTEHQGTIEAYFESNPPATINEAVKRIEELTGIKRSPTQVRKFLKSIGMRCLKVGTIPSKADVEAQDSYREKELEPRLEEAKAGKRAVFFVDASHFVMGAFVNFIWCFKRIFIKSPSGRKRFNVLGALNAITHEVIMVTNSSYITGTQVCELLEKIAELGLLIPITLVLDNARYQKCRIVQELAESLGIELLYLPPYSPNLNLIERLWKFVKKKCLYAKYYEDFTQFSAAISGCLEDANVKYKEELDSLLTLRFQRFDKSQIMNV; encoded by the coding sequence ATGATTAAGTTAGAATTTACAGAAGAAGACAAAAGACTGTTGTCTTACGGTCGGTTTAATCACCCGCATCCTAGAGTGCAGCTAAAGATGGAAGTTTTATGGCTAAAAAGTCAGGGATTGTCTCATCAAAAAATTGCTCAATTCGCAGGAGTTTCAGTAAATACGGTGACAAGCTATATCCGTGATTATCAAGAGGGCGGGATAGAAAAACTAAAAGAAATAAAATTTAATCGCCCGAAAAGCGAGTTAACAGAGCATCAAGGGACAATTGAGGCATATTTTGAGTCAAATCCACCAGCAACAATAAATGAAGCAGTAAAAAGAATAGAAGAATTAACAGGAATAAAAAGAAGTCCGACGCAAGTCAGAAAATTTTTAAAGTCAATAGGAATGAGGTGTCTAAAGGTGGGAACAATTCCATCAAAAGCAGATGTAGAAGCTCAGGATAGCTATAGAGAAAAAGAGCTAGAACCAAGGCTAGAAGAGGCAAAAGCAGGAAAAAGGGCAGTTTTCTTTGTAGATGCCTCTCATTTTGTAATGGGAGCATTTGTAAATTTTATATGGTGCTTCAAGAGGATTTTTATTAAGTCACCATCAGGGAGAAAACGTTTTAATGTGTTAGGAGCATTAAATGCAATTACCCATGAAGTAATTATGGTAACGAACAGTTCTTATATTACGGGAACTCAGGTTTGTGAACTCCTAGAAAAGATAGCAGAATTAGGACTATTAATACCGATTACGTTGGTATTAGACAATGCTCGTTATCAAAAATGCCGAATTGTACAGGAGTTGGCAGAATCATTAGGAATAGAGTTACTGTACTTACCTCCTTATTCTCCTAACTTGAATTTAATTGAAAGACTGTGGAAGTTTGTGAAGAAGAAGTGTTTATACGCAAAATATTATGAAGATTTTACGCAGTTTTCTGCAGCAATTTCAGGATGTCTTGAGGATGCTAACGTAAAATATAAGGAGGAGCTTGATTCTCTGCTCACCTTACGATTTCAACGCTTTGATAAATCTCAGATTATGAACGTTTGA
- a CDS encoding IS1634 family transposase, with translation MKYSSPDFDLELTLLSSFGGPPQAEYKAQQNTERGFRFLKDPFFFASALFLKNPQRIMALMMIMVVSLLVYTLAQRRLRQALALAHQTIPNQKGKPTAIPTLLWVFQSFLFIRWLEIDGIQTIVNLTSKHKHILSFLGSSCQNYYFVS, from the coding sequence TTGAAGTATAGCTCTCCTGATTTCGATTTAGAGCTTACACTACTGTCCAGTTTTGGGGGGCCACCTCAGGCTGAATATAAGGCTCAACAAAACACCGAGCGCGGCTTTCGCTTTCTCAAAGACCCTTTCTTTTTTGCCTCTGCTCTTTTTCTCAAGAATCCTCAACGCATTATGGCTTTGATGATGATTATGGTTGTCTCTTTATTGGTTTATACTTTGGCACAACGTCGTCTACGACAGGCTTTGGCTCTTGCCCATCAGACTATTCCTAATCAAAAGGGTAAACCGACCGCCATTCCCACTCTGCTTTGGGTCTTTCAGTCTTTTCTGTTTATCCGTTGGTTAGAGATTGACGGCATTCAAACTATCGTTAATTTGACCTCCAAACACAAACATATTCTTTCCTTTCTTGGCTCTTCATGTCAAAACTACTACTTTGTCTCTTGA